The following coding sequences lie in one Vibrio splendidus genomic window:
- a CDS encoding proprotein convertase P-domain-containing protein produces MKKSPLYLALFLVSATSSAAEWDYPIGNTVVTTQQEAKAYLEEAYPEVGTLRFRYETQSKLGHHYNFDVLIEGEYQQQKSMVLSTNSDEQVSRVFRSLENTVLLNGNPTTAAELEVPRLLEAERAPSLSSGQVVATHVNVFSPDLRTMDRTAPPETLLTDVSQYPSLPHYVQTDVEVLNHSDGIYLTNARVSQVDATALYSIDPDSGATTNRDTSNFLAAEGLTKFADLNELQSVDWQDVRFPQLMVFAHLDQSLSYISSLGFDLFDAPLEFDGRGLSADNSTYYYGPKAALFGVGGGSPDALDGDVILHELGHGIHYHIVKDWAYGHTGAIGEGFGDYWAGSFSFRTQYENAQTRGQEFEIDTVFNWDGYFGVRNTTRSLWNQRARYFRQAEYRPHESVAGELGDELWSTPLFQALKASVEQYGEIAFKEFDSIILESMYGLGRGLKMHDLAESTLFVAQKLYPNRDYAEILKQKFDVHGLIIEPFKVEVLDRYVDPKKPLTIELYPTLRQAQVDGQINISGLMKSFVSPPVNQLTIEATLPTGEMCGSSVAMNTSVDYRYSDALKSHNWKHDLSLVYGLPVLESDIKEVNSYLPDSRFSSTNQPIVGFKTFNFTLNGTTQTADDNFGVYLEIEHPRLSDLVVTLISPKGTRVDLLNHKSTRFSGFDGYFTLKHDSVLDSFKGEPINGSWRLEIADYVNGETGHLKRWGLGTISKYECGETTTSPQEPTATSGSSGGSASLISILFMSLLSFGRSFGTRYLSLMARLFKNKTRR; encoded by the coding sequence ATGAAAAAGAGTCCTCTGTATCTCGCTTTGTTCTTGGTTTCAGCAACAAGCAGTGCTGCCGAGTGGGATTACCCAATTGGTAACACCGTTGTGACAACGCAGCAAGAAGCTAAAGCTTATTTAGAAGAAGCTTACCCTGAGGTTGGTACGTTAAGGTTTCGCTATGAAACACAGTCTAAGTTAGGGCACCACTACAACTTCGATGTATTGATAGAAGGTGAGTACCAACAACAAAAGTCCATGGTTCTTTCCACTAACTCTGACGAGCAGGTTTCACGCGTTTTCAGAAGCTTAGAAAATACCGTGTTACTCAACGGAAACCCGACAACGGCTGCTGAGTTGGAAGTGCCTCGTTTATTAGAAGCAGAGCGAGCACCAAGCTTAAGCAGTGGTCAAGTTGTTGCGACTCATGTGAACGTGTTCAGTCCAGATTTGAGAACCATGGACAGAACTGCGCCACCAGAAACTTTATTAACTGATGTCAGCCAATACCCGAGTCTTCCACATTATGTACAAACTGATGTGGAGGTATTGAACCACAGCGATGGTATCTACCTTACCAATGCTCGTGTCTCTCAGGTTGATGCAACGGCTCTATATTCGATCGACCCTGATTCAGGCGCGACAACGAACCGCGACACTTCAAATTTTCTTGCAGCTGAAGGTCTCACAAAGTTTGCTGATCTGAACGAGCTGCAAAGTGTGGATTGGCAAGATGTGCGATTCCCACAATTGATGGTATTTGCCCATCTAGATCAGTCCTTAAGCTATATCAGTAGCTTGGGCTTTGATCTGTTTGATGCCCCGCTTGAGTTCGATGGCAGAGGCTTATCTGCAGATAACTCGACGTACTATTATGGCCCTAAAGCGGCTTTGTTTGGTGTCGGTGGAGGTTCTCCAGATGCATTAGACGGCGACGTGATTCTTCATGAACTCGGTCATGGGATTCATTATCACATAGTAAAAGATTGGGCTTACGGTCATACAGGCGCAATTGGTGAAGGTTTTGGAGACTACTGGGCGGGTAGTTTTAGCTTTCGTACTCAATATGAAAATGCACAGACTCGCGGGCAAGAGTTCGAGATAGATACTGTCTTTAACTGGGATGGTTACTTCGGGGTAAGGAATACCACTCGTAGCCTATGGAACCAAAGAGCACGTTACTTTAGACAAGCGGAATATCGCCCTCATGAAAGTGTTGCTGGTGAACTAGGTGATGAGCTTTGGTCAACGCCTTTGTTCCAAGCTCTGAAAGCCTCGGTTGAGCAGTATGGTGAGATCGCTTTTAAAGAGTTTGATTCAATCATACTCGAGTCTATGTACGGGTTAGGTCGTGGATTGAAAATGCACGACCTAGCTGAGAGCACACTGTTTGTGGCTCAAAAGCTGTATCCGAATCGAGATTATGCCGAAATATTGAAGCAAAAATTTGATGTGCATGGGTTGATCATCGAGCCATTTAAAGTAGAGGTTCTTGACCGCTATGTTGATCCAAAGAAGCCGTTGACGATTGAATTGTACCCGACGTTAAGACAGGCTCAAGTGGATGGCCAAATCAATATTTCAGGATTGATGAAGTCGTTTGTTAGTCCTCCGGTTAATCAACTAACGATTGAAGCGACACTTCCGACAGGCGAGATGTGTGGTTCTTCAGTCGCCATGAATACTAGTGTCGACTATCGATACAGCGACGCCCTCAAATCACACAATTGGAAGCATGATTTATCTCTTGTATATGGTTTACCTGTACTCGAATCCGATATCAAAGAAGTAAACAGTTATCTTCCCGATAGCCGGTTTAGTTCGACCAATCAGCCGATCGTTGGCTTTAAGACATTCAATTTCACTCTAAATGGAACGACTCAAACTGCAGACGACAATTTCGGAGTGTACCTAGAGATCGAGCATCCTCGATTGAGTGATTTAGTGGTCACCCTGATTTCACCGAAGGGAACACGAGTCGATTTACTTAACCATAAATCGACGCGATTTTCTGGCTTTGATGGTTACTTCACGCTTAAACATGACTCGGTCCTTGATTCGTTTAAGGGTGAGCCTATTAACGGGTCTTGGCGTTTAGAAATCGCCGATTACGTAAATGGTGAAACTGGGCACTTAAAACGGTGGGGGCTTGGCACGATTTCGAAATACGAATGTGGAGAAACAACGACTTCACCACAAGAACCAACAGCTACCAGTGGCTCTTCTGGTGGTTCTGCTTCACTCATATCAATTCTATTCATGTCCTTGCTCTCGTTCGGCAGGTCATTTGGTACGCGTTACTTGTCTCTAATGGCAAGGCTCTTTAAAAACAAAACAAGAAGATAA
- a CDS encoding DUF1566 domain-containing protein, with the protein MKPQLTILAISLALAGCGGSGGSDTSASAAPTYTVSGTVTAQNVDLQSKVCADINQNYMCDSGEPSSTANANGEFSITSTKKSILSVPLLAQVDTGITANSTSSSASSYAYIAAPGLQKNTGNEINGISSLLAGYVADGLTVAEANNKLKAQLAKSGITISGDIQDDLSASELASLEQNVVSTIKAFKHSNRAFMLAQLSAKFDKSAADYVGGVLDNDQVTAFANFLEGELKAATALNDTGVLRYFSDIDDTQNVVEPQSSFPGQDAEYGFDKTELNTNTGNGFQFAKLDSNGQVLADDAAEWSCVLDQRSGLIWESKTDDESSIQHKDRILALELPGRVTPYDQDVDLATCKTKGDAVCTTQDYVEHINAMNLCGKSDWRLPTFNEFYNVLDFGETETNSDGEVYGLTYKYFPHQTLGIDYTTYTGSVWTQSITYSQYTNTAVEGGFYYNEIGTQGSDRGVVGSIEIYSGDVDSSDNYDSYQFPVRLVSLQGK; encoded by the coding sequence ATGAAACCTCAATTGACAATTTTGGCCATCTCTTTGGCTCTTGCTGGCTGCGGTGGTTCGGGCGGTTCCGACACCTCTGCATCTGCAGCACCAACCTATACCGTGTCAGGTACAGTGACAGCACAGAATGTAGATTTGCAAAGTAAGGTCTGTGCAGACATAAATCAAAACTACATGTGTGATAGTGGAGAGCCAAGTTCGACGGCTAACGCGAATGGCGAATTTAGTATCACCAGCACTAAGAAGTCGATTTTATCGGTTCCTTTGTTAGCTCAGGTGGATACGGGGATTACAGCAAATAGCACGAGCAGCTCTGCATCTTCTTACGCTTATATTGCCGCTCCCGGTCTTCAAAAAAATACGGGAAATGAGATTAATGGTATCAGTTCACTATTGGCGGGTTATGTCGCAGACGGGTTAACGGTAGCTGAGGCAAACAACAAATTAAAAGCGCAGTTGGCGAAAAGTGGCATTACGATCTCTGGCGATATCCAAGACGATTTATCTGCATCTGAACTCGCGAGTCTGGAACAAAATGTCGTATCAACAATTAAGGCGTTTAAGCACTCTAATCGCGCGTTCATGCTGGCTCAATTGAGTGCGAAATTTGATAAGAGTGCGGCCGATTATGTGGGTGGAGTACTAGATAATGACCAAGTTACTGCTTTTGCAAATTTCCTCGAAGGAGAGCTAAAAGCTGCGACAGCATTGAATGATACGGGTGTTTTACGCTATTTCTCAGATATCGATGACACACAAAATGTCGTTGAACCACAGAGTTCATTCCCAGGTCAAGATGCAGAATACGGCTTTGATAAAACAGAGCTGAATACCAATACCGGTAATGGTTTCCAGTTCGCAAAGTTAGATTCAAATGGCCAGGTGCTTGCTGATGATGCAGCGGAGTGGTCTTGTGTTTTGGATCAACGCAGTGGCTTGATTTGGGAATCGAAAACGGATGATGAAAGCTCTATTCAACATAAAGATCGCATATTAGCGCTTGAGCTACCTGGACGAGTAACGCCTTACGATCAAGATGTTGATTTAGCGACGTGTAAAACAAAAGGTGATGCGGTATGTACCACTCAAGATTACGTTGAACATATCAATGCAATGAACTTATGCGGTAAGTCAGATTGGCGCTTGCCAACGTTCAATGAATTCTACAACGTGCTCGACTTCGGTGAGACCGAAACCAACTCGGATGGTGAAGTTTATGGTTTAACTTACAAGTACTTCCCACATCAAACCCTTGGTATTGACTATACGACTTACACTGGCTCGGTATGGACTCAATCCATTACTTATAGTCAATATACAAACACTGCTGTTGAAGGTGGCTTCTATTATAACGAGATTGGAACCCAGGGCTCAGATAGAGGGGTTGTTGGTTCTATAGAGATCTATTCAGGTGATGTTGATTCTTCAGATAATTATGACTCGTACCAATTCCCAGTTCGTTTAGTTTCACTACAAGGTAAATAG
- a CDS encoding DUF1566 domain-containing protein has product MKNLLSITLMALFSAGAMAQECSLDMEKSAPSTRYVANDNGTFSDELTGLTWMRCQLGKTWDTKTLACSGPAETYHWQSALSMVESINDQSGSHALHQFSGVKEWRMPNIKELVSLKEVACHSPAISHKVFGDTFNVEAGNLASFIWSSTPASDGQSVMTFDSINGEVYQYNAAQYKFSVLLVAE; this is encoded by the coding sequence ATGAAAAATTTACTCTCCATCACTTTAATGGCTCTGTTTTCTGCGGGTGCAATGGCACAAGAGTGCAGTTTAGATATGGAAAAATCGGCTCCGAGCACGCGTTATGTTGCGAATGATAATGGGACGTTTAGCGATGAACTGACAGGGCTAACTTGGATGCGTTGCCAACTGGGTAAAACTTGGGATACGAAGACATTAGCTTGTAGTGGGCCAGCTGAAACGTACCACTGGCAGAGTGCGCTTTCTATGGTTGAATCAATTAATGACCAGAGTGGCAGCCATGCGTTGCATCAGTTCTCAGGTGTAAAAGAGTGGCGCATGCCAAACATCAAAGAGTTAGTGTCATTAAAAGAAGTGGCTTGCCACTCTCCAGCAATAAGTCACAAGGTGTTCGGTGATACGTTTAACGTTGAAGCTGGAAACTTAGCTTCGTTTATATGGAGTTCAACTCCTGCGAGTGATGGTCAGAGCGTGATGACGTTTGATTCAATCAATGGTGAGGTTTACCAGTACAACGCCGCACAATATAAATTTAGCGTCTTATTAGTTGCAGAATGA
- the pstB gene encoding phosphate ABC transporter ATP-binding protein PstB, whose amino-acid sequence MNKFDIENLDLFYGDNQALKSINLPIPTRQVTALIGPSGCGKSTLLRCLNRMNDLIEGVTIKGKLDMDGTNIYGNIDVADLRIRVGMVFQKPNPFPMSIYENVAYGLRAQGIKDKKHIDEVVESSLRSAALWDEVKDRLKAHAFGLSGGQQQRLCIARTIAMEPDVILMDEPTSALDPIATHKIEELMEDLKKDFTIVIVTHSMQQARRISDRTAFFLMGELVEHNETSVIFSEPKDDRTKGYVNGDFG is encoded by the coding sequence ATGAACAAATTTGATATTGAGAACCTAGATCTGTTTTACGGTGACAACCAAGCGCTTAAGTCTATTAACCTGCCAATTCCAACGCGTCAGGTAACGGCTCTGATTGGCCCATCTGGTTGTGGTAAATCGACACTGCTACGTTGTTTGAACCGCATGAATGACCTAATTGAAGGCGTTACTATTAAAGGTAAGCTGGATATGGATGGCACGAACATCTACGGTAACATTGATGTGGCTGACCTGCGTATTCGCGTAGGCATGGTATTCCAAAAGCCAAACCCATTCCCAATGAGCATCTACGAGAACGTCGCTTACGGCTTACGTGCTCAAGGTATCAAAGACAAGAAACACATTGATGAAGTAGTAGAAAGCTCACTACGCAGTGCGGCACTTTGGGACGAAGTGAAAGACCGTCTTAAAGCACACGCATTTGGTTTGTCTGGTGGTCAGCAACAGCGTCTATGTATCGCTCGTACGATTGCAATGGAACCGGATGTAATCCTGATGGATGAACCTACATCGGCACTCGATCCAATCGCGACACACAAGATTGAAGAATTGATGGAAGACCTGAAGAAAGACTTCACTATCGTTATCGTAACGCACTCAATGCAGCAAGCGCGTCGTATCTCAGACCGTACTGCTTTCTTCCTAATGGGAGAGCTTGTAGAGCACAACGAAACGAGTGTTATCTTCAGCGAACCAAAAGATGATCGTACTAAAGGTTACGTAAACGGTGACTTTGGTTAA
- the pstC gene encoding phosphate ABC transporter permease subunit PstC, with amino-acid sequence MTIANSEKLMNTEATQINKPSLRAKKRIDWRERIFHGLFLSSAVIGIVSLAVIAYFIVAESIPAFQEAGVSGIVLGVDWLPPALFGVATMIVASIVSTLGAVVVGVPVGVLTAIFIAEIAPKRLADIIRPAVELLAGIPSVVYGFFGLVIIVPMIQNIFQVPAGNTIFAGIIVLGIMILPTVITVSETSIRAVPRTYKEGSLALGASKIYTIFKLLVPAARSGIMTGVILGIGRALGETMAIIMVMGNAPAMPEGILDSARTLTANIAIEMSYASGIHASALYATGVVLLVFIMMLNGALLYLNREKTK; translated from the coding sequence ATGACCATCGCAAATAGTGAAAAGCTTATGAATACTGAAGCGACTCAAATCAACAAGCCAAGTCTACGTGCTAAGAAGCGCATCGACTGGAGAGAAAGAATCTTCCACGGCTTGTTCTTATCGAGTGCTGTAATCGGCATCGTATCACTAGCCGTTATCGCTTACTTTATCGTTGCAGAGAGTATCCCTGCATTCCAAGAGGCTGGTGTTTCTGGCATCGTTCTGGGTGTGGATTGGTTACCGCCAGCTCTATTCGGCGTTGCAACCATGATTGTTGCATCGATTGTCTCGACACTTGGCGCTGTAGTTGTTGGTGTACCCGTCGGTGTATTAACCGCTATTTTTATTGCTGAGATTGCACCAAAGCGTCTTGCCGATATTATTCGACCAGCAGTTGAGCTTCTAGCGGGTATCCCGTCGGTAGTTTACGGCTTCTTTGGTCTAGTAATCATCGTTCCTATGATTCAGAACATCTTCCAAGTACCAGCGGGTAACACTATCTTCGCGGGTATCATTGTTCTGGGTATCATGATTCTTCCTACCGTTATTACGGTTTCTGAAACTTCGATCCGCGCTGTACCTCGTACGTACAAAGAAGGTTCACTTGCACTGGGTGCTTCGAAAATCTACACGATTTTTAAGTTACTCGTTCCTGCTGCACGTTCAGGCATTATGACTGGTGTGATTCTGGGTATCGGTCGTGCACTGGGTGAAACGATGGCAATCATCATGGTGATGGGTAATGCGCCAGCAATGCCAGAAGGTATTTTGGATTCGGCTCGTACGCTAACCGCAAATATTGCTATTGAAATGTCTTACGCAAGTGGTATTCACGCGAGTGCACTGTACGCAACCGGCGTTGTGCTTCTGGTATTCATCATGATGTTGAATGGTGCTCTGCTTTATCTTAATCGTGAAAAAACGAAGTAG
- a CDS encoding methyl-accepting chemotaxis protein, whose protein sequence is MRQLLSGLSIKIQILIPVLFSVVLLLTGVIIGGDKLENAFKDVSTATDQLILHKEELSEIVDNSYGMRIKAIYSLFNPDDVKTLVETLNQKRDQNTRLLNSLDTVPGMQDEVAAMSKAMNHYVDFSRTTMLPLLRAKHGDASLASDFDNRYQIAIDQYRHAGNEMVQAINTLSKKLNLLATQEVDTNGQQHTSTLNTATIALLVILSIALVISWTLAGIIVKPLSNIQETMREVAKGNLLVKAEEHGDNEISRLAQDVNKSVEQLRDTVSSLSRISIEVASASTELAAVMTQSSANSDQEKQEVEQVASAVNQLESTAAHVNENAVQADSASKQADEMATHSMSLFNESNQANEQMAIQLSEAANVVGTLKEHSEQIGKVIEVIQGISEQTNLLALNAAIEAARAGESGRGFAVVADEVRMLAARTQDSTKEIQAIIEGLQVQSGNANESMSSSLSMLEHNQTLSGEVSAALSGIANSVTDMTEINTQVASAAEEQSQVTADINRNISNIYSLVSQNVTGITQAAAASHELSNLAEQQKQQLDYFKV, encoded by the coding sequence ATGCGCCAACTTCTCAGTGGCTTATCAATCAAAATACAAATTCTGATTCCAGTACTCTTTTCCGTCGTACTACTTTTGACGGGTGTCATTATCGGTGGTGACAAACTGGAAAATGCTTTTAAAGATGTATCAACAGCAACAGATCAGCTGATTCTACATAAAGAAGAACTTAGCGAGATCGTCGACAACAGCTACGGTATGCGCATCAAGGCGATCTATAGCTTATTTAATCCTGACGACGTCAAAACGCTTGTCGAAACGCTAAATCAAAAACGTGACCAAAATACTCGTCTACTGAACTCGCTTGATACCGTACCAGGCATGCAAGATGAAGTAGCCGCAATGAGCAAAGCGATGAATCACTACGTTGACTTTTCTCGCACCACCATGCTTCCTCTATTGAGAGCGAAACACGGCGATGCATCACTCGCTTCAGATTTTGATAACCGCTACCAGATTGCAATCGACCAATACCGTCACGCGGGTAATGAAATGGTGCAAGCAATCAACACGCTTTCTAAAAAACTCAACTTACTTGCCACCCAGGAAGTCGACACCAATGGCCAACAGCACACCAGCACACTCAATACCGCGACTATTGCGCTGTTAGTGATTCTTTCAATCGCATTAGTCATCAGTTGGACGCTTGCTGGCATCATTGTTAAGCCGCTTAGCAATATCCAAGAAACCATGCGTGAAGTAGCAAAAGGTAACCTGTTAGTAAAAGCCGAAGAACATGGCGACAACGAGATATCGCGCCTTGCCCAAGACGTAAACAAATCAGTTGAGCAATTGCGTGACACAGTAAGTTCACTATCTCGAATCAGTATTGAAGTTGCATCTGCGTCGACAGAACTAGCTGCAGTAATGACGCAATCAAGTGCAAACTCAGATCAAGAGAAACAAGAAGTGGAGCAGGTTGCTTCTGCCGTGAACCAACTTGAGAGCACAGCAGCACACGTTAACGAGAATGCGGTACAAGCCGATTCAGCGTCTAAGCAAGCCGACGAAATGGCGACACACAGCATGAGCTTGTTTAATGAAAGCAACCAAGCTAACGAGCAAATGGCGATTCAGCTTAGCGAAGCGGCAAACGTTGTAGGCACGCTAAAAGAGCACTCTGAACAAATTGGTAAAGTGATTGAGGTGATTCAAGGCATCTCTGAGCAAACCAACCTGCTTGCGCTTAACGCGGCAATTGAAGCAGCTCGCGCAGGTGAAAGTGGCCGTGGTTTTGCAGTTGTTGCCGATGAAGTTCGAATGTTGGCAGCCCGCACACAAGATTCAACCAAAGAGATCCAAGCGATTATCGAAGGTTTGCAGGTTCAATCAGGTAATGCCAATGAGAGCATGAGCAGCTCACTGTCTATGTTAGAGCACAACCAAACGCTCTCGGGTGAGGTAAGCGCGGCCCTTTCAGGTATTGCTAACTCAGTAACCGACATGACAGAAATAAACACTCAGGTTGCCTCTGCCGCAGAAGAACAAAGCCAAGTGACTGCAGACATCAACCGTAATATCTCAAACATCTACAGCTTGGTAAGCCAAAACGTAACCGGCATTACCCAAGCCGCAGCAGCGAGCCACGAGCTATCGAACCTAGCCGAACAGCAAAAACAGCAGTTGGACTATTTTAAGGTATAG
- a CDS encoding phosphate ABC transporter substrate-binding protein, with protein MKKTVIGAIALLGALTVNTASAKETISVVGSNSASPLVEVFAETYMNKGEPVFIEIQAPGSSAGIKAAKNGSADLGISSRDLKEEEKTADLKELVIARDGIAVVVNPNNEVSALTAEQITSIYKGDITNWKDVGGADKPIVAITRDTASGTRGAFEDIMKLKKKIGDKKVSAISQRAQVANGNGALKVSVASNPYAIGFISLGTVDNTVQALTIDGAAASVENVKNGSYKVARPFLVLYKAGAPTAETQQFLDWMVADEAQAIADKKGYITVN; from the coding sequence ATGAAAAAGACAGTTATCGGTGCAATCGCACTACTAGGCGCTCTAACAGTGAATACAGCTTCAGCTAAAGAAACTATCTCTGTAGTTGGCTCTAACAGTGCTTCTCCACTGGTTGAAGTTTTTGCAGAAACCTACATGAATAAAGGCGAACCAGTGTTCATCGAAATTCAAGCACCAGGTTCTTCTGCAGGCATCAAAGCAGCAAAAAATGGAAGTGCTGACCTTGGTATCTCTTCTCGTGACCTAAAAGAAGAAGAGAAAACAGCTGACCTGAAAGAGCTCGTTATCGCTCGTGACGGTATCGCAGTTGTTGTTAACCCAAATAACGAAGTATCTGCTCTTACAGCTGAGCAAATCACTTCAATCTACAAAGGCGACATCACTAACTGGAAAGATGTTGGTGGTGCTGACAAGCCAATCGTAGCAATCACTCGTGATACTGCATCTGGTACACGTGGTGCATTCGAAGACATCATGAAGCTTAAGAAGAAGATTGGCGACAAGAAAGTATCGGCTATCTCTCAACGTGCACAAGTTGCAAACGGTAACGGCGCACTTAAAGTTTCTGTAGCAAGCAACCCATACGCTATCGGCTTCATCTCTCTTGGTACTGTAGATAACACAGTTCAAGCTCTAACTATCGATGGCGCAGCAGCATCAGTTGAGAACGTAAAGAACGGTTCTTACAAAGTTGCTCGTCCTTTCCTAGTTCTTTACAAAGCCGGCGCTCCAACAGCTGAAACTCAACAATTCCTAGATTGGATGGTTGCAGATGAAGCTCAAGCTATCGCTGACAAGAAAGGCTACATCACAGTTAACTAA
- the pstA gene encoding phosphate ABC transporter permease PstA yields MDRVKLKQARQTKDNILKGFIWAAAAVTVGFLFWIIWYILSNGLQYVDWNFITDDYTRTGEERGIFPMIIATIYMVIASIAVAAPLGIMTAIYLTEYAKVGSKLVKVIRFCTESLAGIPSIIFGLFGMTFFVSILGLGFSILSGALTLSILILPVIIRTTEEALMSVPQTYREGSYGLGASKIYTIWRLILPSAMPGILTSVILSIGRVIGESAPVFLTAGMVARVPESVFDSGRTLTVHLYKLTTELFTIDEWNQAYGTATVLIVLVLLINMVTKLIARRFNTATY; encoded by the coding sequence ATGGATCGCGTAAAACTAAAACAAGCACGTCAAACAAAAGATAATATCTTGAAAGGTTTTATCTGGGCGGCAGCAGCAGTCACCGTTGGTTTCTTATTCTGGATCATTTGGTACATCCTATCGAATGGCCTGCAATACGTAGACTGGAACTTCATCACCGACGACTACACTCGAACCGGTGAAGAACGTGGCATTTTCCCAATGATCATTGCCACGATCTACATGGTAATCGCATCGATTGCAGTGGCGGCGCCACTCGGCATCATGACGGCAATATACCTAACCGAATACGCTAAAGTGGGCAGTAAACTGGTTAAAGTGATTCGTTTCTGTACCGAATCTTTAGCCGGTATTCCATCGATTATCTTTGGTCTGTTCGGTATGACCTTCTTTGTTTCGATTCTTGGTCTTGGCTTCTCGATTCTGTCGGGTGCACTAACACTAAGTATCCTGATTCTTCCTGTAATCATTCGTACTACAGAAGAAGCATTGATGTCAGTACCACAAACTTATCGTGAAGGTTCATACGGCCTTGGCGCTTCAAAAATCTACACTATCTGGCGTTTGATCTTACCAAGCGCAATGCCAGGTATCTTAACTTCGGTCATTCTTAGTATTGGTCGTGTAATTGGCGAATCAGCACCTGTATTCTTAACAGCAGGTATGGTGGCACGTGTTCCTGAATCGGTATTCGATTCTGGCCGTACACTAACGGTTCACCTATATAAGCTGACAACAGAGCTATTTACTATCGATGAGTGGAACCAAGCCTACGGCACGGCAACAGTCCTAATCGTATTGGTTCTCTTGATCAACATGGTTACAAAACTGATTGCGAGACGCTTCAACACGGCAACTTACTAA